Proteins encoded within one genomic window of Setaria italica strain Yugu1 chromosome IV, Setaria_italica_v2.0, whole genome shotgun sequence:
- the LOC101758097 gene encoding LRR receptor-like serine/threonine-protein kinase ERECTA isoform X2: MLVRSSVAMRTTAAATSRALVALLLVAVAVADDGSTLLEIKKSFRNVGNVLYDWAGDDYCSWRGVVCDNVTFAVAALNLSGLNLGGEISPAVGSLKSLSSIDLKSNGLSGQIPDEIGDCSSLRTLDLSFNNLDGDIPFSISKLKQLENLILKNNQLVGAIPSTLSQLPNLKILDLAQNKLTGEIPRLIYWNEVLQYLGLRGNHLEGSLSPDMCQLTGLWYFDVKNNSLTGVIPDTIGNCTSFQVLDLSYNQFTGPIPFNIGFLQVATLSLQGNKFTGPIPSVIGLMQALAVLDLSYNQLSGPIPSILGNLTYTEKLYMQGNRLTGSIPPELGNMSTLHYLELNDNQLTGSIPPELGKLTGLFDLNLANNNLEGPIPDNLSSCVNLNSFNAYGNKLNGTIPLSLRKLESMTYLNLSSNFLSGPIPIELSRINNLDTLDLSCNMMTGPIPPAIGSLEHLLRLNLSKNGFLGFIPAEFGNLRSVMEIDLSYNHLGGLIPQELGMLQNLMLLKLENNNITGDVSSLMNCFSLNILNVSYNNLAGVVPTDNNFSRFSPDSFLGNPGLCGYWLGSSCRSTNHQEKPPISRAAILGIAVGGLVILLMILVAVCRPHRPPVFKDVTVSKPVSNGPPKLVILHMNMALHAYEDIMRMTENLSEKYIIGYGASSTVYKCVLKNCKPVAIKKLYAHYPQSLKEFETELETVGSIKHRNLVSLQGYSLSPVGNLLFYDYMESGSLWDVLHESSSKKKKLDWESRLRIALGAAQGLAYLHHDCSPRIIHRDVKSKNILLDKDYEAHLTDFGIAKSLCVSKTHTSTYVMGTIGYIDPEYARTSRLNEKSDVYSYGIVLLELLTGKKPVDNECNLHHLILSKTASNEVMETVDPDIGDTCKDLGEVKKVFQLALLCTKRQPSDRPTMHEVVRVLDCLVNPDPPPKPPAHQPSGQSPLPPPSSVPSYINEYVSLRGTGALSCANSTSTSDAELFLKFGEAISQNTE; encoded by the exons ATGCTTGTCCGCAGCTCAGTGGCCATGAGGACGACGGCCGCGGCCACCTCGCGTGCTCtcgtcgccctcctcctcgtcgccgtcgccgtcgccgacgatg gGTCGACGCTGCTGGAGATCAAGAAGTCCTTCCGCAACGTCGGCAACGTACTGTATGATTGGGCCGGCGATGACTACTGCTCTTGGCGCGGCGTCGTGTGCGACAACGTCACCTTCGCCGTCGCTGCTCT CAACCTCTCCGGACTCAACCTTGGGGGCGAGATCTCTCCAGCTGTCGGCAGCCTCAAGAGCCTCAGTTCCAT CGATTTGAAGTCAAATGGGCTGTCCGGGCAGATCCCTGATGAGATTGGTGATTGTTCGTCGCTCAGGACACT GGACTTGTCTTTCAATAACTTGGATGGCGACATACCATTTTCGATATCAAAGTTGAAGCAGCTCGAGAACTT GATATTGAAGAACAACCAGCTGGTTGGTGCAATCCCATCAACGCTGTCGCAGCTCCCGAATTTGAAGATCTT GGATTTGGCTCAAAACAAATTGACTGGGGAGATTCCAAGACTTATCTATTGGAATGAGGTTCTTCAGTACTT GGGACTGCGTGGCAATCATTTAGAAGGAAGCCTCTCTCCTGATATGTGCCAGCTGACTGGCCTTTGGTACTT TGATGTGAAGAACAATAGCTTGACCGGGGTGATACCAGACACCATTGGAAACTGTACGAGCTTTCAGGTCTT GGATTTGTCTTACAATCAGTTTACCGGGCCAATCCCGTTCAACATTGGCTTCCTACAAGTGGCCACACT GTCCTTGCAAGGGAACAAGTTCACTGGTCCAATTCCATCAGTAATTGGTCTGATGCAGGCTCTTGCTGTTCT AGATCTGAGTTACAACCAATTGTCTGGCCCTATACCATCGATACTGGGCAACTTGACATACACTGAAAAGCT GTACATGCAAGGCAATAGGTTAACAGGGTCAATACCGCCTGAGCTAGGAAATATGTCAACGCTTCATTACTT AGAATTGAATGATAATCAACTTACTGGGTCTATTCCTCCGGAGCTCGGGAAGCTTACAGGCTTATTTGACTT GAACCTCGCAAATAACAACCTTGAGGGACCGATCCCTGACAATCTAAGTTCATGCGTGAATCTCAATAGCTT CAATGCTTATGGCAACAAGTTAAATGGGACCATTCCTCTTTCGTTGCGGAAACTTGAAAGCATGACATACTT AAATCTGTCATCAAATTTTCTTAGTGGCCCTATTCCTATTGAGCTATCAAGGATCAACAATTTGGACACCTT GGACTTATCCTGCAATATGATGACCGGTCCAATTCCACCAGCCATTGGCAGCTTAGAGCATCTATTGAGACT TAACTTGAGCAAGAATGGCTTTCTTGGATTCATCCCTGCTGAGTTTGGTAACTTGAGGAGTGTCATGGAGAT TGATTTGTCCTATAATCACCTTGGTGGCCTGATTCCTCAAGAGCTTGGAATGTTGCAAAATCTGATGTTGTT AAAACTGGAAAATAACAATATCACTGGAGATGTCTCTTCACTGATGAACTGCTTCAGCCTCAATATCTT AAATGTATCATACAATAATTTGGCTGGTGTTGTCCCTACTGACAATAACTTCTCGCGGTTTTCACCTGACAG CTTTTTAGGTAATCCTGGACTCTGTGGATATTGGCTTGGTTCTTCGTGTCGTTCCACCAACCACCAAGAGAAAC CACCAATCTCAAGGGCTGCGATACTTGGCATTGCTGTGGGTGGACTTGTTATCCTCCTGATGATCTTAGTAGCTGTTTGCAGGCCACACCGTCCACCTGTTTTCAAAGATGTCACTGTAAGCAAACCAG TGAGCAATGGTCCCCCCAAGCTGGTAATTCTTCATATGAACATGGCCCTTCATGCGTACGAGGATATAATGAGGATGACTGAAAACTTGAGTGAGAAATACATCATTGGGTATGGGGCGTCAAGTACAGTTTACAAATGTGTTCTGAAGAACTGCAAACCAGTGGCAATAAAAAAGTTGTATGCCCACTACCCGCAGAGCCTGAAGGAATTTGAGACTGAGCTTGAGACTGTTGGTAGCATCAAACACCGGAATCTAGTCAGCCTTCAAGGATACTCACTATCACCTGTTGGGAATCTTCTCTTCTATGATTATATGGAAAGTGGTAGCCTTTGGGATGTTTTACATG AAAGTTCATCCAAGAAGAAAAAACTTGACTGGGAGAGTCGCCTCCGGATTGCGCTCGGTGCAGCTCAAGGCCTTGCTTACCTTCACCATGACTGCAGTCCGCGAATAATTCATCGGGATGTAAAATCAAAGAACATCCTCCTTGACAAAGATTACGAGGCCCATCTTACAGACTTTGGGATTGCAAAGAGCTTGTGTGTCTCAAAAACTCACACGTCAACCTATGTCATGGGCACTATTGGCTACATCGATCCTGAGTACGCTCGCACTTCCCGCCTCAACGAAAAGTCTGATGTCTACAGCTATGGCATTGTTCTGCTGGAGCTGCTGACTGGCAAGAAGCCAGTGGACAACGAGTGCAATCTCCATCACTTG ATCCTATCGAAGACGGCGAGCAATGAGGTCATGGAGACTGTGGACCCCGACATCGGAGACACCTGCAAGGACCTCGGCGAGGTGAAGAAGGTGTTCCAGCTCGCGCTGCTCTGCACGAAGCGGCAGCCGTCGGACCGGCCGACGATGCACGAGGTGGTGCGCGTCCTGGACTGCCTGGTGAACCCCgacccgccgccgaagccgcccGCCCATCAGCCGTCCGGCCAATCACCGTTGCCCCCGCCGTCGTCCGTCCCGAGCTACATCAACGAGTACGTCAGCCTGCGGGGCACCGGCGCGCTCTCCTGCGCCAACTCGACCAGCACCTCGGACGCCGAGCTGTTCCTCAAGTTCGGCGAGGCCATCTCGCAGAACACGGAGTAG
- the LOC101758097 gene encoding LRR receptor-like serine/threonine-protein kinase ERECTA isoform X1, with translation MLVRSSVAMRTTAAATSRALVALLLVAVAVADDGSTLLEIKKSFRNVGNVLYDWAGDDYCSWRGVVCDNVTFAVAALNLSGLNLGGEISPAVGSLKSLSSIDLKSNGLSGQIPDEIGDCSSLRTLDLSFNNLDGDIPFSISKLKQLENLILKNNQLVGAIPSTLSQLPNLKILDLAQNKLTGEIPRLIYWNEVLQYLGLRGNHLEGSLSPDMCQLTGLWYFDVKNNSLTGVIPDTIGNCTSFQVLDLSYNQFTGPIPFNIGFLQVATLSLQGNKFTGPIPSVIGLMQALAVLDLSYNQLSGPIPSILGNLTYTEKLYMQGNRLTGSIPPELGNMSTLHYLELNDNQLTGSIPPELGKLTGLFDLNLANNNLEGPIPDNLSSCVNLNSFNAYGNKLNGTIPLSLRKLESMTYLNLSSNFLSGPIPIELSRINNLDTLDLSCNMMTGPIPPAIGSLEHLLRLNLSKNGFLGFIPAEFGNLRSVMEIDLSYNHLGGLIPQELGMLQNLMLLKLENNNITGDVSSLMNCFSLNILNVSYNNLAGVVPTDNNFSRFSPDSFLGNPGLCGYWLGSSCRSTNHQEKPPISRAAILGIAVGGLVILLMILVAVCRPHRPPVFKDVTVSKPDMHAVAVSNGPPKLVILHMNMALHAYEDIMRMTENLSEKYIIGYGASSTVYKCVLKNCKPVAIKKLYAHYPQSLKEFETELETVGSIKHRNLVSLQGYSLSPVGNLLFYDYMESGSLWDVLHESSSKKKKLDWESRLRIALGAAQGLAYLHHDCSPRIIHRDVKSKNILLDKDYEAHLTDFGIAKSLCVSKTHTSTYVMGTIGYIDPEYARTSRLNEKSDVYSYGIVLLELLTGKKPVDNECNLHHLILSKTASNEVMETVDPDIGDTCKDLGEVKKVFQLALLCTKRQPSDRPTMHEVVRVLDCLVNPDPPPKPPAHQPSGQSPLPPPSSVPSYINEYVSLRGTGALSCANSTSTSDAELFLKFGEAISQNTE, from the exons ATGCTTGTCCGCAGCTCAGTGGCCATGAGGACGACGGCCGCGGCCACCTCGCGTGCTCtcgtcgccctcctcctcgtcgccgtcgccgtcgccgacgatg gGTCGACGCTGCTGGAGATCAAGAAGTCCTTCCGCAACGTCGGCAACGTACTGTATGATTGGGCCGGCGATGACTACTGCTCTTGGCGCGGCGTCGTGTGCGACAACGTCACCTTCGCCGTCGCTGCTCT CAACCTCTCCGGACTCAACCTTGGGGGCGAGATCTCTCCAGCTGTCGGCAGCCTCAAGAGCCTCAGTTCCAT CGATTTGAAGTCAAATGGGCTGTCCGGGCAGATCCCTGATGAGATTGGTGATTGTTCGTCGCTCAGGACACT GGACTTGTCTTTCAATAACTTGGATGGCGACATACCATTTTCGATATCAAAGTTGAAGCAGCTCGAGAACTT GATATTGAAGAACAACCAGCTGGTTGGTGCAATCCCATCAACGCTGTCGCAGCTCCCGAATTTGAAGATCTT GGATTTGGCTCAAAACAAATTGACTGGGGAGATTCCAAGACTTATCTATTGGAATGAGGTTCTTCAGTACTT GGGACTGCGTGGCAATCATTTAGAAGGAAGCCTCTCTCCTGATATGTGCCAGCTGACTGGCCTTTGGTACTT TGATGTGAAGAACAATAGCTTGACCGGGGTGATACCAGACACCATTGGAAACTGTACGAGCTTTCAGGTCTT GGATTTGTCTTACAATCAGTTTACCGGGCCAATCCCGTTCAACATTGGCTTCCTACAAGTGGCCACACT GTCCTTGCAAGGGAACAAGTTCACTGGTCCAATTCCATCAGTAATTGGTCTGATGCAGGCTCTTGCTGTTCT AGATCTGAGTTACAACCAATTGTCTGGCCCTATACCATCGATACTGGGCAACTTGACATACACTGAAAAGCT GTACATGCAAGGCAATAGGTTAACAGGGTCAATACCGCCTGAGCTAGGAAATATGTCAACGCTTCATTACTT AGAATTGAATGATAATCAACTTACTGGGTCTATTCCTCCGGAGCTCGGGAAGCTTACAGGCTTATTTGACTT GAACCTCGCAAATAACAACCTTGAGGGACCGATCCCTGACAATCTAAGTTCATGCGTGAATCTCAATAGCTT CAATGCTTATGGCAACAAGTTAAATGGGACCATTCCTCTTTCGTTGCGGAAACTTGAAAGCATGACATACTT AAATCTGTCATCAAATTTTCTTAGTGGCCCTATTCCTATTGAGCTATCAAGGATCAACAATTTGGACACCTT GGACTTATCCTGCAATATGATGACCGGTCCAATTCCACCAGCCATTGGCAGCTTAGAGCATCTATTGAGACT TAACTTGAGCAAGAATGGCTTTCTTGGATTCATCCCTGCTGAGTTTGGTAACTTGAGGAGTGTCATGGAGAT TGATTTGTCCTATAATCACCTTGGTGGCCTGATTCCTCAAGAGCTTGGAATGTTGCAAAATCTGATGTTGTT AAAACTGGAAAATAACAATATCACTGGAGATGTCTCTTCACTGATGAACTGCTTCAGCCTCAATATCTT AAATGTATCATACAATAATTTGGCTGGTGTTGTCCCTACTGACAATAACTTCTCGCGGTTTTCACCTGACAG CTTTTTAGGTAATCCTGGACTCTGTGGATATTGGCTTGGTTCTTCGTGTCGTTCCACCAACCACCAAGAGAAAC CACCAATCTCAAGGGCTGCGATACTTGGCATTGCTGTGGGTGGACTTGTTATCCTCCTGATGATCTTAGTAGCTGTTTGCAGGCCACACCGTCCACCTGTTTTCAAAGATGTCACTGTAAGCAAACCAG ATATGCATGCTGTTGCAGTGAGCAATGGTCCCCCCAAGCTGGTAATTCTTCATATGAACATGGCCCTTCATGCGTACGAGGATATAATGAGGATGACTGAAAACTTGAGTGAGAAATACATCATTGGGTATGGGGCGTCAAGTACAGTTTACAAATGTGTTCTGAAGAACTGCAAACCAGTGGCAATAAAAAAGTTGTATGCCCACTACCCGCAGAGCCTGAAGGAATTTGAGACTGAGCTTGAGACTGTTGGTAGCATCAAACACCGGAATCTAGTCAGCCTTCAAGGATACTCACTATCACCTGTTGGGAATCTTCTCTTCTATGATTATATGGAAAGTGGTAGCCTTTGGGATGTTTTACATG AAAGTTCATCCAAGAAGAAAAAACTTGACTGGGAGAGTCGCCTCCGGATTGCGCTCGGTGCAGCTCAAGGCCTTGCTTACCTTCACCATGACTGCAGTCCGCGAATAATTCATCGGGATGTAAAATCAAAGAACATCCTCCTTGACAAAGATTACGAGGCCCATCTTACAGACTTTGGGATTGCAAAGAGCTTGTGTGTCTCAAAAACTCACACGTCAACCTATGTCATGGGCACTATTGGCTACATCGATCCTGAGTACGCTCGCACTTCCCGCCTCAACGAAAAGTCTGATGTCTACAGCTATGGCATTGTTCTGCTGGAGCTGCTGACTGGCAAGAAGCCAGTGGACAACGAGTGCAATCTCCATCACTTG ATCCTATCGAAGACGGCGAGCAATGAGGTCATGGAGACTGTGGACCCCGACATCGGAGACACCTGCAAGGACCTCGGCGAGGTGAAGAAGGTGTTCCAGCTCGCGCTGCTCTGCACGAAGCGGCAGCCGTCGGACCGGCCGACGATGCACGAGGTGGTGCGCGTCCTGGACTGCCTGGTGAACCCCgacccgccgccgaagccgcccGCCCATCAGCCGTCCGGCCAATCACCGTTGCCCCCGCCGTCGTCCGTCCCGAGCTACATCAACGAGTACGTCAGCCTGCGGGGCACCGGCGCGCTCTCCTGCGCCAACTCGACCAGCACCTCGGACGCCGAGCTGTTCCTCAAGTTCGGCGAGGCCATCTCGCAGAACACGGAGTAG